The segment TTTGGTACACGAAACACTTCAAGGGATTTAAAGAACTGAGTGAAACGATGCCAGATCGCTTTGTGAACCAATTTCCGTTCGAAAATGTCCTTACAATCAAAGATTTACTGTCAATTGTCGCTCGTAGGGCTTCCGAAAAACACTTTGACCTTGAAACTCTTGAAGGTCATCCAAAATGGCTGCCAGTGACATTCAATTTGCGCACGGAAATCGTCGAATTTGCGGCTTATTATCAAAATCGCGCGGCAAAAGAGCTCGACAATCACTGGATTGTGAAGCCTTTCAACCTGGCACGTGGCTTAGATACCCACATAACCTCAAATATCGCCCAAATCATGCGTCATTCCGAAACGGGACCGAAAATCGCGCAGAAATACATCGAAAAGCCAGTTCTTTTTCACCGCCCAGAGGTTGAGGGAAAGGTAAAGTTCGATATTCGGTATGTGGTGATGTTAAAAGAGGCGGGGGCAGCACCAGAAGTGTACATGTACAACAATTTCTTCCTGAGATTCGCTAATAAACCTTATGAACTCAACGACTTCGATGTTTATGAGAAACATTTTACGGTCATGAACTATGTCGAACACGCGAATTTGCATCATTTGAAGTGCGAggactttttaattgaatggGCGAAGCAATATCCGGACCATCCGTGGCAGGAAATCGAAGATCAAATCGCTCAGGTGTTTAAGGAATTGTTTGAAGCGGCTTGTAAAAAGCCTCCGCCATGCGGAATTGCGAAATCGCCACAGTCGAGAGGTGTTTATGCGGCAGATTTGATGCTCGGGTGGGAAGGAGACAAGATGCAAGTTAAGTTATTGGAGATGAACTACACGCCGGACTGCCAACGAGCGTGTCAGTACTACGAAAACTTCTTCAATGACATCTTTAAACTTCTTTTCTTGAACGAATTTAACGATTTGGTCTTCCGACGAGTCAATTAATCCCcagaaattcaagaaaaaattattttttgactaaattttggattttttctaattaatttctattaaaaaattaaaaatttctattttttcacgTATTTCAAGTATTTCTTTGCACTGTAAGTGTCTTCCAGTTCCTCCTCGACGACGATTTTCTTCTTGGGCTTTCGTTTCAGAACTCTAGCCTTCCGTTCAGCTTCCGTTAAAGTTGATAAATCCAAGggtaactaaaaattttcttatttaaattgatgaaaacttgaaaaattaaagaaattgacttactttgatgatttttcgggGTTCATGATACCGAATGTTGAAGGTTGAACCATCGGGAAGGGCAACAACTGTCGGATAAATcctgaaaaattgattaaaatcaataaaaatcttgaaaaaaagcgaaaaaatcgTACCTGGCGTAAATATGTCTGTGTAATCTCGTTACCGAAGCAGTCGTCGATGACAAATATCGCACGGCATGTTCCGCAAAAGGCAGTTTTGGTGTCAAGAGGGATttgattaacatttttgttgagTTTAATGTGAATTTAAGTGAACTTTAGTACGGATAAAgtccgaaaaaattattaaaaatccagttttttaacaaaatttatgttttcaattattttttaagtgtgAAAAACAACATTGGAATTAGCTGTCAAAGTTCTGTCagttcatagaaaaaaatttttaaacaattttttgttattttttgatttttgaagaaaattatgacagaaaatcttattaaaaattaattaaaaatttattttttaatattaaacattaaattttcataaattagtGGGAAAAACCAATCGTAAAATCCAGAACTGACGAGATTCAAAAATTCGAagtctacaaaaaaatgacgttACGACTTCGAATTTCTGCTGATGAAATGTCAAATTGTGttcatttgaattgaaaatattttttcttatcattttttattatttttaatttaaaaaatattgttaaatataaattattaaaaaataataaaaaaaatattaaaaaaattaaaattgaaataaatttcaacaaaattaattattatttgattaaaaatttaaaaaaagtttatttttttaattttttttttattattaaaaattttattttttttaatttttaattttttaagagaaaaatttattttataaattttaaaaaatttttttaatataataaaaaattaattaatattaattaaaaaaattaatttacatttttaaatttttaatcaaataataattaattttgttgaaatttatttcaattttaatttattattttttttaattttttgaactaaatttaaatatttttatttaattaatttttttttaataatttaatttttaaaaaagttaattgtttaaaaataattttttttctttttttttaatttatttaaataatttaatttaaaatttttttttaatattatttttaaataaattaaattcaattaattaaattaataaatttatttttaaatttttaataatttttaaataatttttcaattaaaacttaagtttttaattaaaattttttaataatttattattatttttaataatattttttaaaattaaataaataaattcaaagttaattaaatattaaaaaaataaatttatttatttatatttattaaataattatttaattaattaattacctttaaaatttttatttaaaaaaaaaattaaaaaaatttttttttttaaatttttttctcgaaacgTCAAAAACCTCCCATCCCACAGACGCTAATTCACCGCACATTGTTTTGATTTCGATGAATTTTCGTCGCTTGTCATTTTCTGTACTCAGTTTTATTCATATCGTTGAGCAAATCGGGCATAGTTATTGCTATCGTGCGTGTTAAAATTCCCTAAAAAACAGAATAAATCGCTTATTATTTGACTTTCGGACCTTTTGGAGGCAAAACAACTTGTAACACAGAGTGCCAAACAGTTACAAAAGTGcgttttttccttaaaaacctttgaaaatttattttttctacaaaattctaaaaatttctcatccgAATCGcattacgaaaaaataaatttttacaaatatttgatacaaattaaacgaaatttagcaattaaaacgtgaaattgatacaaaattatGCCGAAAATGAattcaaagttaaattttgacgaaaaaaaaaataaataaattagcaaagaaaaaatttcgaaaataatttttttttgtgtgtcaacaAATTAGAATAAACACACaacatttgaaacaaaaataagagcaacacagaaatttattaatagagCATCATCcatttacaaaaacaaaaaatttcgagtgcatgtcaaaaatttttgtatttttttacgaaaaagtgTCTGggaattacaaaattttcatgtcccaaaaaaaaaaaattacaaaatgagtcattaacgaaaaaaattctttttggcAGTAAATTTgaccgaaaaaaattctcataaaaattctataaacattttaataacttaCAAGAcaccgaaaaataaaaaaaaaacaaaaaaaaattaacattgaacgttcttttatttttttctcatcagaTTTGTTCTGAACTGCATGTAAATACGAGAAATATTTTGGTAAACatccaaaacaacaaaaatcttttcatcaaaaaaaaaaaaaaaaaactggcttgagaattaaaataaaacaagtaatatgaaataataaaaacgaaaaaaaaaattagtgtgaaaaaatgtagaaaattaatttttactgctATTTCGTTTACTGACTGCGAGcatgatgataaaattgtacgaaaaatacataaaaacgCATGTCGCTCCATTACGCCATAGTGAGAAGTGATATGAACGagtcgtaaaaaaatgtacaaaaaaaaatgcttccaACGAAGTTCAATGTGAAATGTGTTGAGAACAAAACCAGCGATCGATAATCTTTCTCGTCGACGAGGAAACTCGACGTGATGACTTCATGTGAAATGATTTTCaatggaatttatttaaagtttttattgagaCATAAATTTGCAGTTGAGTTGTAGAAATTGCAAATTGGCATTGAAGTGTTTAATAGAGTTGGATGTCTGGAAAATTTAGTTTGCAAGGATTagaagattaaattttgtattaaagtttttgttcaaaaaaggacgttttttgctaaattatgcaaatttttgagaccctgaggtcttaaaagacccttaattattgaaaattccaaaaaattaagaattttattaaagaatttaaagatttttcgttcattttagaaaatattggaatattttaattacatatcattatttagaaaaaccaaaaaacgCAATTTATTGAGACCCTGAGGTCcaaactttatatttattttatgaattttgctaaattttactcatcaaaagataatttttagacaataAAGTACTTTGAgttcattaaaagaaaaaaaccatgggtcttagaattttttggggtcttaaaaaaactgaaaattttcatttacggtaaaaattaaagaattttagttactttttgtttttaaagaacattttttaacagatttaatattttacttgaattaaaagacacaaaaatgtaGTTTTTGAGACCCTGAGGTCtaagaaaaatcttaagactgctccaaatttgaaatttagcaAATTTAAGGTCATCTGAAGGCCATATTTGAGTAATTCAAGTACCTTAACTTTTTTAGAAGaccttaaaatgaaaattttttgagaccctgaggtcttaaaaagaacaaaattagtttcttaaaattcaaaatttaaaaaaataggaataacttatttttaaaagaagttgttaaaaattttaattagcttAAACTTGTTGAAAAgtccaaaaaatgcaaaaatttgagaCCCTAAGAATcgaaaaacgtcaaaatttttaaaaattaaaaaaaaataattttgttcatttgaggacattttaaagcaattttaataatttttctccttaaattatgaaaaaaataaatttataaaaatccagAATTTTATGGACCCTGGggtctcaatattttttttttttttgcttgaagagtaaaagcaattaattttttcagtcaaaaatattttcgaacttttaaattccataaaaaattaaaattttcttatctaaAAATTCCAATAAGACTCCCTTTGATAAAATCGCATTGAAAAACATCTTCACCGAACCACGTGACATCCTAGACGTGATCATTACGTGACACTCAAAACCTGCAAATAATCAAACGACAACACTTTGAATCCATTTTCAAGTTCATCATAATCGATCAAAACACCGCACAAcgttaacttttaataataataaataaaatgttatcgCACCCTcggcgaattttttttgtttgtattttttcgataaaacatGAGCGAGTAACTTACCTAATCTTATCTTTTTCATGTTCCCTCGAATAACtcattttatctttttgaaattatttctcattttagCACATCAGTTCGAGCCGCAACTACGTTCTTCGGATGAATTTTGCAtgggaaataaataaaaattaaaaattcacacgCGAGtgagaagaaattaaaataaatatctagtgaaaaattaatcactACAAAGAAATGAAGttgaaaagttgttgaaatattaaattattagttttgaaGTAGCAGAAGTGACAGAAAATGGATAAATTCGCATCACATCGGACCCGTAACTAATGTAAAAAgtgtcaacaaaaaataaagaaacaaagaaaaatatttataaattaaaaagaaagaaaaaagaaggaagagaaaaaaaattatagaaaaaaaataacaaaaattaagaaatgatgatgaatgtTAGTCCGCATAGTGGGCCAGGGCCACCGCCTTTCCATCGACAATGCTCAGATAAATCTGTAACTGGGTCATCGTGTCGTGCATTAAAGACCGCTGTCTCAGCACTTTATTCCGTGGATGATTTTTCACGTGAGAAAATTGgttgtggatttttttcagaagtttATAAggtaaggaatttttaattttatttattttttataaaaaaaatagtttttcaatggaaaattgtatgttttaaatttaagaattttaaaatttgacagatgtcaaaaaattttcatttgactcagaaatttgatccaaatttgactaatttttttattaattttattttaatttatttgatttttataatgttttaaaattgtaaaataaataatttttttttttaatttttgatattttgacagatgacagctgtcaatttttttttatcaaaatatgaatttttttcatatttaaagattattttttttaattttaataggcTTTTGTCtttgaaatacattttttaaaaacttttttaagcaataaattgagtttttataaaattttttgacacttgacagctgtcaaaatttaaagaaaataatttaaattaaatttctgagTTTTAGCaagaataaaaaactttaaaatagtttaaaagttaaattttatcgtaaaaatctattttaaaaataaaacaaaatattttgacaattaatgtgttttgacagctgtcaatatttttttttaaataaatattctgaaattattttcaaccaaagctttcaactttttttttaattttttgacattaaatttgtcaaagtaattcgtttgttcaaaaatttataacttttttcaattttgacacttgacagctgtcacaaattttcattaaattttaaatttttaccgtttttagtgtcaaaaacgatttttttattaactaaaaaatgtcacaaaatttaaatttattaaaaaaaattaattcagtcaaaataaaattgacatctgtcaaatatttgacattcccaactgtcaaaaaaaattaccttcacCTCGTTACATAAATCTCGCGAAATTCCAACGTAGACCGACAAATTATTCATTAGAACCATTAAATTGAGACCAAAGGTCAAATAATTTAGTCATCGCTCTCATTACATGACCCTCCATCAATCGTAATTCGCAACAAAAAGCGTCGTAATGTAGCCATTAAAAGCATAAACTTGCCCAGGTAAATCACTAGACGAACTTTTTCGTTCATAcgttttttgctattttttgctAGTATTCTCTAGACATGTAACGAGaagcaataaaaagtttattcttGATGGTTGTTGATCCCTCATGATTGCTCTCAGCAAATACTCACACTCAGAGGCAAAAAGAGAGATAAAGTTGtcataaattcatcaaaaaagtacgaaaaagCACCTTTGGCTCATcacaataaattatattttattgtccaTTGTCGGTTTCTTGTAACTTAATTATTCGctgaaatattctaaaaatttttgtgacgtcaatgtaacttttttgaaaattatcatgTCAAGATTAGATAAAATGTCGAGACAGACAAAAATAAGCAGAAAAtcacgagaaaatttttttaaaatatttttcgtttattttttcaaaattgcatcaaatgtcaaaaaatttatgttaaatgcaaaaaataataaaaaaaaatttttttttaattttttttttaatttttttttaattttttttaatttttttttaatttttttttttttttttattttttttttatttttttaaaatatttttttttatttcctgcAAGTCACGTGtgtttttcgctaaaaaatgACGCGAACAAGGTGTTTTTTATCTTTGGCACGATTTtgcaaactaaaaaaaattgtaacaaaaaaaaaataaatacacgaGCCgcgagttaattaattaattagcaaACTCAAACAAACGCAtgcaaaatgacaaaagataAGATACCTTGTTTGAATGGGTTTTTACACAAGCGGGCAGCTGATAAGACAGAAGccctcttaatatttttttttattatttttcgcttgcgtaacgaaaattgtttgaaacaatttaaaaagcaaGTCAttgataaacaaataaaatgtaatttaatttgacgAACAAAAAACGCAAAGTTTTCGATTGTTTATGAgcaacgtgattttttttctttttgcgcGGAGAAACGTGAACTTTGACGtaatagttttgaaaaaaaaaaatgaaaaaaaaattaaagaagagtCAATACCCTTCATAAATTCATCTTTAAGCGTGTCGCCCCCTTATTTGAACGGAAACCATTCAATCgtgttcaataataataaaaaaaaaatgcattaaaatctGTCATTTCAAgtgttaagaattttatttaacgccGTCATCCTAATATAGAAGGTGATAAAaaatacagtttttttttcaatttatttgttggTTGTGTGGTtggttaaacatttttttatagaattttaaatgaggGATTTGTTCGGTAGTCCCCAGAGTGTTTTTGGGGGATTTTAAATGTTAGACTGGagcagtttttgatttttttaatgtaatttttatattttaagtttaataaaaaatttaaataattttttcttccttgtgaacattttttaaaaatttaattgaaataaaaattaaaataaagtcgacttttaaattaattaattttttttcaaatgaaaaatttcgtaaaattaaaataaaaatttttataatataaattttaaattaatttttatttaatttaaataattaaaaaaaataatgaatatttaattaatagacttttttttattaattatttaataaaagtaaaattaatattttttttattaatttttaaattaaatttatttaaataaaaaatttcattttttaaaatcaataatttttgttgattaatatatttaattaatttaaataaaaattttcagtttttctttaaatttataatttttttctatttaaaaaaatgttaatttttcataagtttaaaaaattacatattttttactaacaaaaattcattttataaatttttaacttttaattaaataatttaattaaataataaataaaattttatatttaattaaatttttaattaatcaattaaattaatttaattttatttaaatttattattttttaatttatgaaaaaataaaaatttgaaataaatgaaaaaaagttgaagaaaaattttaaactgaaacaaaataaatttgaataattttatattttttaaaaattttcgaaaaattaattttttttaaaataaaaaaaattaaataaattgaaagaaaaactcaaattattttattatgtcacaatttgtaaaatattttttttcagttacaaCATCTGAAtgccataaaattttctgttaaacacaaataaaaataaatataaaaagaaccctttttcatgaaaaattcatcaacaaAGACAAATTCCACAATAAACACCACAAAATCTCTTCAAATCTTCATAAATctgcagcgaaaaaaaaatctcatgagtGTGTGActcataagaaaatttcttgacaGATGATTTCAATTTCCATCCTTTTGGCAAAGAAAACTTTATCTGTCTTTCGTTTCGTAAATTGATATTGATTGAGTCCCCttctctcatttttctctctcgttttcTCATTCTTTCACACTCGGTGACTTTTTGAATCGTCTCACGTCGAACTACGTGCGTATGGTCATGCTCAAGCATTCATTCATCAAGACGATGTGAAGAAACGAAGGGAtgttaaagtaaatatttagagacaaaaataaacttttactttcattattttatattttaatacttGCAACAATGTAAGGATTCGTTCGTCTTCGTCTTATGAGTTTAGATCGTCTCGTCTTTTGttctgataaataaataaacaaatcgtTTTCTTATCAGACAAACTCACTTCTCGTAAATGTAcgatttcttatttatttacaacttcCCACTGAATGATGATAATCCACAAAGATTCTATTTTTAGCGACCGCATTATTTCGTACGAAATTTCTCTCCCACACATTTGTCTTGGTGTAATAATATTACTTTACTAcgcattttgtcaaaaaaatctaataaatagcGTTCTGCTGATGATTTACAGACTTCTGTTCGAGTAACGCGCCTTGTATTGTTT is part of the Culicoides brevitarsis isolate CSIRO-B50_1 chromosome 3, AGI_CSIRO_Cbre_v1, whole genome shotgun sequence genome and harbors:
- the LOC134834043 gene encoding tubulin--tyrosine ligase-like protein 12 — protein: MESFIELHRPQLQGSGVPPHYWPVLYEKIANQTFDAGLAFQLLQVDYGDDGPSEEDPVYAVATTKPISLDDSNAIFLIDHAWTFRLDMAKKQLETVPGLLDRMSGIMGVNTEENDQETSIEKVLNAMWRYVQTYSVNASGLAVENRMPIWYIVDEVGSAVHHSDTPNFRMVPFMHVDEQITYSLLFPIKDIDEGDLVTRDFVEGVTVKEHRDALLLPWRFTDFESHSFEFKEPPVEYFLHGHIEETLPGEDVAQPKIDPNRPLRVFAEYDMVKEHLTDPAFEIVENEETADILWYTKHFKGFKELSETMPDRFVNQFPFENVLTIKDLLSIVARRASEKHFDLETLEGHPKWLPVTFNLRTEIVEFAAYYQNRAAKELDNHWIVKPFNLARGLDTHITSNIAQIMRHSETGPKIAQKYIEKPVLFHRPEVEGKVKFDIRYVVMLKEAGAAPEVYMYNNFFLRFANKPYELNDFDVYEKHFTVMNYVEHANLHHLKCEDFLIEWAKQYPDHPWQEIEDQIAQVFKELFEAACKKPPPCGIAKSPQSRGVYAADLMLGWEGDKMQVKLLEMNYTPDCQRACQYYENFFNDIFKLLFLNEFNDLVFRRVN
- the LOC134834044 gene encoding large ribosomal subunit protein mL55 translates to MLIKSLLTPKLPFAEHAVRYLSSTTASVTRLHRHIYARIYPTVVALPDGSTFNIRYHEPRKIIKLPLDLSTLTEAERKARVLKRKPKKKIVVEEELEDTYSAKKYLKYVKK